TACCTCTCTCCCATTGACCTGCTGCGGTGTACGTTAGACGAGATATGGCCTGCGGGCGCAAAGATCGAGACGCTTTACGGCAGAAAGATGTACGTTGGGCTTTCGAGAGTGGTCGAACCAGGAGTTCCAATGCTGGCGCATCACGACATCTTCTCTAAGGATGCCCCGGATAGCTTCGAGGCACAAAGCCTCCGCGCCCAACTCGCGGCCAATGTTTACCTTTCGATGCCGCTCGAAGGCGGAGCGTTGCAGATATGGGACACCGAGATCTCAGTGGAAGAGTTCGATGCCATGCGAGGCGGAAGTTACGGAGTCGATCCAGTCCTGCTTGGGAAGCCAACAGTGGAAGTAAGGCCCGAGGCGGGTGATCTTCTATTGTTTAACTCAACCTGTATGCACGCTGTTTCGCCTAGTATGGATGCCACGCGTCTTAGTCTGTCTTGTTTCGTTGGCTATCGTGGGTCGGCCAGCCCCCTCTCGTTCTGGAGCTGATTGTGTTTGCACCCTACTGGGGAGAGTTCCTCAGCCTCGCGGTTGTCCACCTTCTCGCAGTAGTCGCCCCAGGCCCTGACTTCGCGGTAGCTGTCCGCCAAAGCGTCCGCTTCGGCCGAAAAGCAGGCATCTATACCTCGCTAGGAATAGGCGCAGGCATCTCGGTCCATGTCCTCTACACCCTCATCGGCGTAGGCGCACTCCTGCACACAACCCCCTGGCTGATGACAGCAGCCAAGTGGCTCGGCGCCGCCTACATCTTCTACCTCGGCATCAAGTTCCTCCGCAGCAAGCCCAGCACGGGCGGCGAGCCGACCACCGATGCGACGAGCGACGCCGTGCAGCAAACCCCCAGACAAGCCTTCGCCATCGGCTTCATGACCAACGCCACCAACCCCAAGGCGACCCTGTTCTTCCTGGCGGTGTTCACAACACTGGTCAGCGCAAAGACACCGCTCCCCGTACAGATGCTCTACGGCCTGTGGATGTGCCTGATCAACGCGGCATGGTTCGTCCTGGTCAGCGTAGCGCTCTCCACGGCAGCCGTACGCCAGCGCTTCATGCGCGCCAGCCACTGGTTCGAACGGGTGATGGGCGTGCTGCTGATCGGATTCGCGCTGCGATTGGTGTTCATGGCGTAACACAAACTCGGCGGACGGCGGGGCGGAGACACGCCGGCGTGTCTCCAATGCCTCGACTACAGCCGGACGGCCGACGTGCGAGCCTCCAGCTAGTCGCTCAACGCGTCCGAACGACTCTTCTTCGGCTTGTGCTTCTGATACCGGTACGGCAGTGGCACCGGCGCTTCATCCAGCGTCAACGTGACGCGCCCGGGTGAGACCTCAACAAACACCCGATGCCCCGTCTTGAATCCCAACCGCTCCATCCATACCCCGCAGAGCGACAGGTAGGGAATGGACAGACCCGGCGGCAGGATGTTGCCGGCAGGGTGCCGCAGGGCGGAAATGCGTAGGCTCTTGGGCTGATACCAGCCGATGCCAACCTGCTGGCTGGCATCGTTGCATGAATCCATCTTTGAACTGCGCATGCGTCTACTCCATCGGAAGTACTCCCTTGTCGGCGACAAGGGAGTCGGGAGGTTGATATCCGTTAGACCATCGGCGTGACTTATTTCCCAAGGGGGTGTTGTATTCGCCACCCTCCCGACGCAGAACTTCATGC
This is a stretch of genomic DNA from Stenotrophomonas rhizophila. It encodes these proteins:
- a CDS encoding 2OG-Fe(II) oxygenase; the encoded protein is MIEEIDALDASCIEKLARGELLAVRWKKFITEELAETLKYGILTKGFDKYINASSIGKVGLAFYETENDPVRIHEYFDDAAKNIRELRGRCTPYLSPIDLLRCTLDEIWPAGAKIETLYGRKMYVGLSRVVEPGVPMLAHHDIFSKDAPDSFEAQSLRAQLAANVYLSMPLEGGALQIWDTEISVEEFDAMRGGSYGVDPVLLGKPTVEVRPEAGDLLLFNSTCMHAVSPSMDATRLSLSCFVGYRGSASPLSFWS
- a CDS encoding LysE family translocator: MFAPYWGEFLSLAVVHLLAVVAPGPDFAVAVRQSVRFGRKAGIYTSLGIGAGISVHVLYTLIGVGALLHTTPWLMTAAKWLGAAYIFYLGIKFLRSKPSTGGEPTTDATSDAVQQTPRQAFAIGFMTNATNPKATLFFLAVFTTLVSAKTPLPVQMLYGLWMCLINAAWFVLVSVALSTAAVRQRFMRASHWFERVMGVLLIGFALRLVFMA
- a CDS encoding SymE family type I addiction module toxin gives rise to the protein MRSSKMDSCNDASQQVGIGWYQPKSLRISALRHPAGNILPPGLSIPYLSLCGVWMERLGFKTGHRVFVEVSPGRVTLTLDEAPVPLPYRYQKHKPKKSRSDALSD